The following are from one region of the Streptomyces fradiae genome:
- the pstB gene encoding phosphate ABC transporter ATP-binding protein PstB has protein sequence MAKRIDVSGLSAYYGNHKAIDDISMTVEPRSVTAFIGPSGCGKSTFLRTLNRMHEVTPGGRVEGKVMLDDENLYGSGVDPVAVRRTVGMVFQRPNPFPTMSIFDNVAAGLRLNGSYKKSQLSDIVERSLKGANLWNEVKDRLNKPGSGLSGGQQQRLCIARAIAVEPDVLLMDEPCSALDPISTLAIEDLIGELKERFTIVIVTHNMQQAARVSDRTAFFNLAAVGQPGKLIELDDTERIFSNPSVQATEDYISGRFG, from the coding sequence ATGGCCAAGCGAATCGACGTCAGCGGCCTCTCCGCGTACTACGGCAACCACAAGGCGATCGACGACATCTCGATGACCGTCGAGCCCCGCTCCGTGACGGCCTTCATCGGCCCCTCCGGCTGCGGCAAGTCCACCTTCCTGCGCACCCTGAACCGCATGCACGAGGTCACCCCCGGCGGCCGCGTCGAGGGCAAGGTGATGCTGGACGACGAGAACCTGTACGGCTCCGGGGTCGACCCCGTCGCCGTGCGCCGCACCGTCGGCATGGTCTTCCAGCGCCCGAACCCCTTCCCCACCATGTCGATCTTCGACAACGTGGCGGCGGGCCTGCGGCTCAACGGCTCGTACAAGAAGTCCCAGCTCAGCGACATCGTCGAGCGCTCCCTCAAGGGCGCCAACCTCTGGAACGAGGTCAAGGACCGCCTGAACAAGCCGGGCTCCGGCCTCTCCGGCGGTCAGCAGCAGCGCCTGTGCATCGCCCGCGCCATCGCGGTCGAGCCGGACGTGCTGCTGATGGACGAGCCCTGCTCGGCCCTCGACCCGATCTCGACGCTGGCGATCGAGGACCTCATCGGCGAGCTGAAGGAGCGCTTCACGATCGTCATCGTGACGCACAACATGCAGCAGGCCGCCCGCGTCTCGGACCGCACCGCCTTCTTCAACCTGGCGGCGGTCGGCCAGCCCGGCAAGCTCATCGAGCTGGACGACACCGAGCGCATCTTCTCCAACCCGAGCGTCCAGGCGACCGAGGACTACATCTCCGGCCGCTTCGGATAG
- the pstA gene encoding phosphate ABC transporter permease PstA: MSHAVQDRPVAVAPRRPLAHAHLPRWTPAAIAVGSIAAGIGIGLGAGWHSKVQWGLIAALIFVLATFAITTKVEGARQAKDRVATSLVWVCFVLAVVPLLSLAWVTISKGIEVLDPYFLSHSMNGVLDAEAGGGVYHALLGTIEQVGIATLIAAPIGLLTAVYLVEYGGGKLASAVTFFVDVMTGIPSIVAGLFVLATWNLILGFGPSGFAGAMALAILMMPVVVRSTEEMLKLVPNELREASLALGIPKWRTILKVVLPTAIGGITTGVMLAVARITGETAPVLLLVFGTKLINPNPFEGAQSSLPLYVYEQYAVGTDAAVARAWAAALVLIAFVMILNLVARGIARWKAPKTGR, from the coding sequence ATGAGCCACGCCGTACAGGACCGTCCGGTGGCCGTCGCCCCGCGCCGCCCGCTCGCCCACGCCCACCTCCCGCGCTGGACCCCCGCCGCGATCGCCGTCGGCTCCATCGCCGCGGGCATCGGCATCGGCCTCGGCGCCGGCTGGCACAGCAAGGTTCAGTGGGGCCTGATCGCCGCGCTGATCTTCGTCCTCGCCACCTTCGCCATCACCACCAAGGTCGAGGGCGCCCGCCAGGCCAAGGACCGGGTCGCGACCAGCCTCGTCTGGGTCTGCTTCGTCCTCGCCGTCGTCCCGCTGCTCTCCCTCGCCTGGGTCACGATCAGCAAGGGCATCGAGGTCCTCGACCCGTACTTCCTCAGCCACTCCATGAACGGCGTCCTCGACGCCGAGGCCGGCGGCGGTGTCTACCACGCCCTGCTCGGCACCATCGAGCAGGTCGGCATCGCGACCCTGATCGCCGCCCCGATCGGCCTGCTCACCGCGGTCTACCTCGTCGAGTACGGCGGCGGGAAGCTCGCCTCCGCCGTCACCTTCTTCGTCGACGTCATGACGGGTATCCCGTCGATCGTCGCGGGCCTCTTCGTCCTCGCCACCTGGAACCTGATCCTGGGCTTCGGCCCCTCCGGTTTCGCCGGCGCGATGGCCCTCGCGATCCTGATGATGCCGGTCGTGGTCCGCTCCACCGAGGAGATGCTCAAGCTCGTCCCGAACGAGCTGCGCGAGGCCTCCCTCGCCCTCGGCATCCCCAAGTGGCGCACGATCCTGAAGGTGGTCCTGCCCACCGCGATCGGCGGCATCACCACGGGCGTCATGCTCGCGGTCGCCCGCATCACCGGTGAGACGGCCCCCGTACTCCTCCTCGTGTTCGGTACGAAGCTCATCAACCCGAACCCCTTCGAAGGCGCCCAGTCCTCCCTGCCGCTCTACGTGTACGAGCAGTACGCGGTCGGCACCGACGCCGCCGTGGCCCGCGCCTGGGCCGCCGCGCTCGTCCTGATCGCCTTCGTCATGATCCTCAACCTGGTGGCCCGCGGTATCGCCCGCTGGAAGGCCCCGAAGACCGGCCGCTGA
- the pstC gene encoding phosphate ABC transporter permease subunit PstC has product MASTTPDIQRSRRAKSATRPGDRVFSGLSRGSGITLLVIMAAIAVFLTYRAVLAISDDSTNFFTTFEWNPAGDPPVFGIAVLAFGTIVSSIIAMLIAVPVAIGIALFISHYAPRKLAKPLAYVVDLLAAVPSIIYGLWGAIFLVPYLDGLNQWLDQYLGWTYIFDKSSDGVARNMFTVGILLAIMILPIITNVTREVFLQVPRMHEEAALALGATRWEVIRMSVLPFGRSGIISASMLGLGRALGETMAVAVVLSPSFLLSGHLLDPGGGTFAQNIAAKFNEANEYGRDALIASGLVLFVITLLVNGAARMIIARRKEYSGANA; this is encoded by the coding sequence ATGGCTTCCACCACACCAGACATACAAAGGAGCCGGCGCGCCAAGAGCGCGACCCGCCCCGGGGACCGCGTCTTCAGCGGCCTGTCCCGCGGCTCCGGCATCACCCTCCTCGTGATCATGGCCGCGATCGCGGTCTTCCTCACCTACCGCGCCGTCCTCGCGATCTCCGACGACAGCACGAACTTCTTCACCACCTTCGAGTGGAACCCGGCCGGCGACCCGCCGGTCTTCGGCATCGCCGTCCTCGCCTTCGGCACGATCGTCTCCTCGATCATCGCGATGCTCATCGCCGTGCCGGTCGCCATCGGCATCGCGCTCTTCATCTCGCACTACGCCCCGCGCAAGCTGGCCAAGCCGCTCGCGTACGTGGTCGACCTGCTCGCCGCCGTGCCCAGCATCATCTACGGCCTCTGGGGCGCGATCTTCCTGGTGCCGTACCTGGACGGCCTGAACCAGTGGCTCGACCAGTACCTGGGCTGGACGTACATCTTCGACAAGTCCAGCGACGGCGTCGCCCGCAACATGTTCACCGTCGGCATCCTGCTGGCGATCATGATCCTCCCGATCATCACCAACGTGACCCGCGAGGTCTTCCTCCAGGTCCCGCGGATGCACGAGGAGGCCGCACTGGCCCTCGGCGCCACCCGCTGGGAGGTCATCCGCATGTCGGTGCTGCCCTTCGGCCGCTCCGGCATCATCTCCGCCTCGATGCTCGGCCTGGGCCGCGCCCTCGGCGAGACGATGGCCGTCGCCGTCGTCCTCTCCCCCAGCTTCCTGCTCTCGGGCCACCTGCTCGACCCGGGCGGCGGCACCTTCGCCCAGAACATCGCCGCGAAGTTCAACGAGGCCAACGAGTACGGCCGCGACGCCCTGATCGCCTCCGGCCTCGTCCTCTTCGTCATCACCCTGCTGGTCAACGGCGCCGCCCGCATGATCATCGCGCGCCGCAAGGAGTACTCGGGGGCGAACGCATGA
- the pstS gene encoding phosphate ABC transporter substrate-binding protein PstS: MKLSRKNGLRASAIGALVVSGALVLSACGSDNNNEPTKDGGKTSAAASNIKCDGAKGQLLAAGSSAQKNAMDLWVKNFQAACSGVEINYQPIGSGGGITKFNQGQVAMAGSDSALKDEEVAESQKICKGGKGVNLPMVGGPIAIGYKLDGVDNLVLDAPTLAKIFDNKITKWNDAAIAKLNPGAKLPDSTIQAFHRSDESGTTQNLGKYLSTAAAADWKYDPKSKSWPAQGGQAANGSSGVATAVKDAEGSIGYFELSYATANKISTVSINTGASAPVAATAENASKAIGAAKIKGTGSDLALSLDYATKAEGAYPITLVTYEIACDKGNKAETLSTLKAFLNYTVSEEGQKVLPAAGYAPLPAEIAAKVREIVPTLS, from the coding sequence GTGAAGCTTTCGCGTAAGAACGGGCTTCGCGCCTCCGCGATCGGTGCCCTCGTCGTCTCCGGCGCGCTCGTCCTCTCGGCGTGTGGTTCGGACAACAACAACGAGCCCACCAAGGACGGCGGCAAGACCTCGGCCGCCGCGTCGAACATCAAGTGCGACGGCGCCAAGGGCCAGCTGCTCGCGGCCGGTTCCAGCGCGCAGAAGAACGCCATGGACCTGTGGGTGAAGAACTTCCAGGCCGCCTGCTCCGGCGTCGAGATCAACTACCAGCCGATCGGTTCCGGCGGCGGCATCACCAAGTTCAACCAGGGCCAGGTCGCCATGGCCGGCTCCGACTCCGCCCTGAAGGACGAAGAGGTCGCCGAGTCGCAGAAGATCTGCAAGGGCGGCAAGGGCGTCAACCTCCCGATGGTCGGCGGCCCGATCGCCATCGGCTACAAGCTGGACGGCGTGGACAACCTGGTCCTGGACGCCCCCACCCTGGCCAAGATCTTCGACAACAAGATCACCAAGTGGAACGACGCGGCGATCGCCAAGCTGAACCCGGGCGCCAAGCTCCCCGACTCCACCATCCAGGCCTTCCACCGCTCCGACGAGTCGGGCACCACCCAGAACCTGGGCAAGTACCTCTCGACCGCCGCCGCGGCCGACTGGAAGTACGACCCGAAGTCGAAGTCGTGGCCGGCGCAGGGTGGCCAGGCCGCCAACGGCTCCTCCGGCGTCGCCACCGCGGTCAAGGACGCCGAGGGCTCCATCGGCTACTTCGAGCTCTCCTACGCGACCGCCAACAAGATCAGCACGGTCAGCATCAACACCGGCGCCTCCGCCCCGGTCGCCGCCACCGCCGAGAACGCCTCCAAGGCCATCGGCGCCGCGAAGATCAAGGGCACCGGCAGCGACCTGGCGCTCTCCCTCGACTACGCCACCAAGGCCGAGGGCGCCTACCCGATCACCCTCGTCACGTACGAGATCGCCTGCGACAAGGGCAACAAGGCCGAGACCCTCTCGACCCTGAAGGCGTTCCTGAACTACACCGTCAGCGAGGAGGGCCAGAAGGTCCTGCCCGCCGCCGGCTACGCGCCGCTCCCGGCCGAGATCGCGGCCAAGGTCCGCGAGATCGTCCCCACCCTGTCCTGA
- a CDS encoding NUDIX hydrolase, giving the protein MILAAGCVLWRRAKPGEGIEIALVHRPKYDDWSHPKGKLKRGETLAACAVREVEEETGQSCELGARLPSVQYLAQGRPKEVHYWAARALGGTFTPGREVDALLWLPPAAARARLSQARDRELLDALLATTASRPS; this is encoded by the coding sequence GTGATCCTGGCGGCGGGCTGCGTCCTGTGGCGCCGGGCCAAGCCGGGCGAGGGCATCGAGATCGCGCTCGTCCACCGGCCGAAATACGACGACTGGTCGCACCCGAAGGGCAAGCTCAAGCGCGGCGAGACCCTGGCCGCCTGCGCGGTGCGCGAGGTCGAGGAGGAGACCGGCCAGAGCTGCGAGCTGGGCGCCCGGCTGCCCTCCGTGCAGTACCTCGCGCAGGGCCGGCCCAAGGAGGTCCACTACTGGGCGGCCCGCGCCCTCGGCGGCACCTTCACGCCCGGCCGCGAGGTCGACGCCCTGCTCTGGCTGCCCCCGGCCGCGGCCCGCGCCCGGCTCAGCCAGGCCCGCGACCGCGAGCTCCTGGACGCCCTCCTCGCGACGACCGCCAGCCGGCCCTCGTAA
- a CDS encoding CHAD domain-containing protein, with protein MPEVSAGELSAGEVLAPYLHGRAADFLRGLRLHTESGADSAGAEEAARTLRAAARRISGTLHTFRPLLDTGWADQLRAELAWLSGTLALEHACTARLVRLMDALSRLSSDGPVPAPRTADSAARGLAVGAARAGALLERQLTLARTRAHSAALQALGSSRFHAVADAVALLASEVPFGPAGAARAAEVLQAPASVVEHRLLDAIGALPLARAAHPYNAEALALAAGEAQDTPWHQTRGLLRLHRYAGEVLRGTDPDPVLYEAARALDRHRDAAEAAAAAAAAARTPRIAPATAYALGVLHADQRHEVEAARFAFQRAWTRATAAVP; from the coding sequence GTGCCCGAGGTCTCCGCGGGCGAGCTCTCCGCCGGCGAGGTGCTCGCCCCCTATCTGCACGGGCGGGCCGCGGACTTCCTCCGCGGCCTGCGGCTGCACACCGAGAGCGGCGCCGACTCGGCCGGCGCCGAGGAGGCCGCCCGCACCCTGCGGGCGGCCGCCCGCCGGATCAGCGGCACCCTCCACACCTTCCGGCCGCTGCTCGACACCGGCTGGGCCGACCAGCTCCGCGCCGAGCTGGCCTGGCTCTCCGGCACCCTCGCCCTGGAGCACGCCTGCACCGCCCGGCTCGTCCGCCTGATGGACGCGCTGTCCCGGCTGTCGAGCGACGGACCCGTGCCCGCCCCGCGCACCGCGGACAGCGCCGCCCGCGGCCTGGCCGTCGGCGCCGCCCGGGCCGGCGCCCTGCTCGAACGGCAGCTGACCCTCGCCCGGACCCGCGCCCACTCCGCCGCCCTCCAGGCCCTGGGCTCCTCCCGCTTCCACGCCGTCGCCGACGCCGTCGCCCTGCTCGCCTCCGAGGTGCCGTTCGGTCCCGCCGGCGCCGCCCGCGCCGCCGAGGTGCTCCAGGCGCCCGCGAGCGTCGTCGAACACCGGCTGCTCGACGCGATCGGCGCCCTGCCGCTGGCCCGCGCCGCCCACCCGTACAACGCCGAGGCCCTCGCGCTCGCCGCCGGCGAGGCCCAGGACACCCCCTGGCACCAGACCCGCGGCCTGCTGCGGCTGCACCGCTACGCCGGCGAGGTGCTGCGCGGCACCGATCCCGACCCGGTGCTGTACGAGGCGGCCCGCGCCCTGGACCGGCACAGGGACGCCGCCGAAGCCGCCGCCGCCGCGGCCGCCGCCGCCCGCACCCCCCGGATCGCCCCGGCCACCGCGTACGCCCTCGGGGTCCTCCACGCCGACCAGCGCCACGAGGTCGAGGCCGCCCGCTTCGCCTTCCAGCGCGCCTGGACCCGCGCCACGGCGGCGGTGCCGTGA
- a CDS encoding RNA degradosome polyphosphate kinase codes for MSQQPAEVPVQSSTPSSAKTSTKTTAKTPAKSPVKTPAKTPAKASGKTPVTAPDKAAKPEMQPSLGSIAAHRPHAVNGAAVSDLAPDLDADLDAYEEDGSGGELPQGRFLDRERSWLAFNERVLELAEDPNTPLLERANFLAIFASNLDEFFMVRVAGLKRRIATGVATRSASGLQPREVLDLIWTRSRELMARHAACYQQDVAPALADEGIHLIRWPELTEKEQARLFTLFRQQIFPVLTPLAVDPAHPFPYISGLSLNLAVVVRNPVSGHRHFARVKVPPLLSRFLEASPERYVPLEDVIAAHLEELFPGMEVLAHHMFRVTRNEDLEVEEDDAENLLQALEKELMRRRFGPPVRLEVEESIDPYVLDLLVRELKISDAEVYPLPGPLDLTGLFGIASLDRPELKYPKFVAGTHRDLAEVESASAPDIFAAVRERDVLLHHPYDSFSTSVQAFLEQAAADPDVLAIKQTLYRTSGDSPIVDALIDAAESGKQVLVLVEIKARFDEQANIKWARKLEESGCHVVYGLVGLKTHCKLSLVVRQEGETLRRYSHVGTGNYHPKTARLYEDLGLLTADPQVGADLSDLFNRLSGYSRRETYRRLLTAPKSLRDGLVSRINKEVAHHRAGRPAYVKIKVNSMVDEAVIDACYRASQAGVPVDVWVRGICAVRPGVEGLSENIRVRSILGRFLEHSRVFAFGNGGEPEVWIGSADMMHRNLDRRIEALVRVTDPAHRAALTRLLETGMSDTTSSWHLGPDGNWTRHATDPEGQPLRHVQEMLIDARRRRRAQP; via the coding sequence ATGAGCCAGCAGCCCGCCGAGGTCCCGGTCCAGTCGTCCACCCCGTCGTCCGCCAAGACGTCCACGAAGACGACCGCGAAGACGCCTGCCAAGTCGCCCGTGAAGACGCCTGCGAAGACGCCCGCGAAGGCGTCCGGCAAGACGCCCGTCACGGCGCCCGACAAGGCCGCGAAGCCCGAGATGCAGCCCTCCCTCGGCTCCATAGCCGCACACCGGCCGCACGCCGTCAACGGCGCCGCCGTGAGCGACCTCGCGCCCGACCTGGACGCCGACCTCGACGCGTACGAGGAGGACGGCTCCGGGGGCGAACTGCCGCAGGGCCGGTTCCTGGACCGGGAGCGCAGCTGGCTTGCCTTCAACGAGCGGGTCCTGGAGCTCGCCGAGGACCCGAACACCCCGCTCCTGGAGCGGGCCAACTTCCTCGCGATCTTCGCGTCGAACCTCGACGAGTTCTTCATGGTCCGGGTCGCCGGCCTCAAGCGCCGCATCGCCACCGGCGTCGCCACCCGCTCCGCCTCCGGCCTGCAGCCCCGCGAGGTGCTCGACCTCATCTGGACCCGCTCGCGCGAGCTCATGGCCCGGCACGCCGCCTGCTACCAGCAGGACGTCGCCCCCGCCCTCGCCGACGAGGGCATCCACCTGATCCGCTGGCCCGAGCTCACCGAGAAGGAGCAGGCGCGCCTCTTCACCCTGTTCCGCCAGCAGATCTTCCCGGTCCTCACCCCGCTGGCCGTCGACCCGGCGCACCCCTTCCCGTACATCTCCGGGCTCTCCCTCAACCTCGCCGTCGTCGTGCGCAACCCGGTCAGCGGGCACCGCCACTTCGCCCGCGTCAAGGTGCCGCCGCTGCTCTCCCGCTTCCTGGAGGCCTCCCCCGAGCGCTACGTCCCCCTGGAGGACGTCATCGCCGCGCACCTGGAGGAGCTGTTCCCGGGCATGGAGGTGCTGGCCCACCACATGTTCCGGGTGACCAGGAACGAGGACCTGGAGGTCGAGGAGGACGACGCCGAGAACCTGCTCCAGGCCCTGGAGAAGGAGCTCATGCGGCGCCGCTTCGGCCCGCCGGTGCGCCTGGAGGTCGAGGAGTCCATCGACCCGTACGTGCTCGACCTGCTCGTCCGCGAGCTGAAGATCTCCGACGCCGAGGTCTACCCGCTGCCCGGCCCGCTCGACCTCACCGGCCTCTTCGGCATCGCGTCCCTGGACCGGCCCGAGCTGAAGTACCCGAAGTTCGTCGCCGGCACCCACCGCGACCTCGCCGAGGTCGAGTCGGCGTCCGCGCCCGACATCTTCGCCGCGGTGCGCGAGCGCGACGTGCTGCTCCACCACCCGTACGACTCCTTCTCCACCTCCGTCCAGGCCTTCCTGGAGCAGGCGGCGGCCGACCCGGACGTCCTCGCGATCAAGCAGACGCTGTACCGGACCTCCGGCGACTCGCCGATAGTCGACGCCCTCATCGACGCCGCCGAGTCCGGCAAGCAGGTCCTCGTCCTGGTCGAGATCAAGGCCCGCTTCGACGAGCAGGCCAACATCAAGTGGGCCCGCAAGCTGGAGGAGTCCGGCTGCCACGTGGTCTACGGCCTGGTCGGCCTGAAGACCCACTGCAAGCTCTCCCTGGTGGTACGCCAGGAGGGCGAGACGCTGCGCCGCTACAGCCACGTCGGCACCGGCAACTACCACCCCAAGACCGCCCGCCTCTACGAGGACCTCGGGCTGCTCACCGCCGACCCGCAGGTCGGCGCGGACCTCTCCGACCTCTTCAACCGGCTCTCCGGCTACTCCCGCCGCGAGACCTACCGGCGCCTGCTCACCGCGCCCAAGTCGCTCCGCGACGGCCTGGTCTCGCGGATCAACAAGGAGGTCGCCCACCACCGGGCCGGCCGGCCCGCGTACGTGAAGATCAAGGTCAACTCGATGGTCGACGAGGCCGTCATCGACGCCTGCTACCGCGCCTCCCAGGCCGGTGTGCCGGTGGACGTCTGGGTCCGCGGCATCTGCGCCGTGCGCCCCGGCGTCGAGGGCCTGTCCGAGAACATCCGGGTCCGCTCGATCCTCGGCCGCTTCCTGGAGCACTCCCGGGTCTTCGCCTTCGGCAACGGCGGCGAGCCCGAGGTGTGGATCGGCAGCGCCGACATGATGCACCGCAACCTGGACCGCCGCATCGAGGCCCTGGTCCGGGTCACCGACCCCGCCCACCGGGCCGCCCTGACCCGGCTCCTGGAGACCGGGATGTCCGACACCACCTCCTCCTGGCACCTGGGCCCGGACGGGAACTGGACGCGGCACGCGACCGACCCCGAGGGCCAGCCGCTCCGGCACGTCCAGGAGATGCTCATCGACGCGCGGAGGCGCCGGCGTGCACAACCCTGA